A region of the bacterium genome:
CCCCCTCCCCGTCGCCGCCGAAGAGGCTGGAATCCTTCAGGAAGAAGATGAGCCAAATGATTACGGCCAGTGCGGCGCCCAAGAGGATGATGTGCGTGACGGAGCCATGCTTGGAGCGCAGCGTCGCACGGCGCTGAAAGCGCACTCGGGGCTCGTCGTTACGTCGGCTGTCGTCGTCCATGGCTCGGTATGGTAAACAATCGTATACTGACCCGTTCGCCGGATCACCACGGTCAAAACATAACCGGAATTTCTTGAATTGTCAAGGTCTTATGCATTTACACCGGCGCGCATCCGAGCTTTCGGGCCACGTATCGTTCACCGACCCGGGATGCACGGAGGGCGCCATCCGCCCTTCCCCATTGACTGCCGCCCCATCGGGCGCTAGAATGTCCGAAAAACTCGAGGGAGCCAACTTGAGAAACACCGCCTCCTTTCTTTCCCCCCTCCTCGTCCTCCTCACCGGCTGCTTCCTCTTCGACACAGGAGGCGGTTCCCATCCCAGCACCACCCCCGAGACGGCGGTGACGGCAACAGAGACGAGCGAAACCTCCGATCTGGCCGAGCACATAGACGCCGGCAACGCCCTCCTCGCCGCCGGAGACCTGAGCGGCGCGACCCGGGAGTACGAGAAGGCGCAGCAAATCGCCCCGGACGACCCCTTCGTCAACAACAACCTCGGCCTGGTCTACATGGAATCGGAGCTCTTCTCCCTCGCCGTCAGTTATTTCGAGAAGGCCATCGAGATCCTGCCCTACTACTATAAGGCGTACAACAATCTGGGCAACGCCTACCAGGAGCTGTCGTACTACGACCTGTCGCGGGAAGCCTACGAGGAGGCGCTTAAAATCAAGCCCGACTACGCCCTGGCTCATTGGAACCTGGCCCTCCTCCTGGAGAAGACCGGCGACGCACTGGACGCCATCCGCCACTGGCAGCGCTACATCAGCCTCTCGGAGGGCGAGGGGGACATCGCCTTCGCCCGGAACCGCATCGCCGCCCTGCGCGACAGCACCTCTTCCACGGAGGGGGTGGACGCCATCACCGAGGAGGAGGCCGGATATTCCGTTGAATGACATGCCCCGCCGCTTGATTCCGCTATTCGCGGTCCTCGTCCTTTGCGCCGCCTGCCGGGAAGACGCTCCCCCACAAATCCACCCCGTCGCCCCCGAAGGCGCGCTGGCCGACCGCGCGACCAACCCCGGATCGGTGCCGGGCGACCGCGTCACGGTCGGCGGCCTGCTGCACGACACCGGCGCGCTGACCACTCTTACCTCGTACACCTGGAACGCGGGCGGGATCACGCGGGAGGTCTATTTCCTGGAACCGAGGCGCCCCGAGCTCACCGGCTCGCTCGTCCGGTTATCCGACGCCCTCGTGTCCGAAACCGGCGTTTACGGGTACGGCGTCCGGCTTTCCGGCGGCGAGGCTTCGCCCGACACGGCCGCCGTCCCCCCGGTCGAGCTGCCGGAGGCCTGGCTCGGGAGGCTGGAAGAGCTGGATCTGAACGCCCTTTCGTCCCACCCGGAGCACAACGGCAACTACCGCCCGACCCCGGCGGATTTCGCCTCCCTCACCTGGCGGTCGGTGGACTGGACGGGCGAGGGCGACGACCGCCGATGGCTCCTGGAGGCTTCGAGGCTGCCTCTCCCCCCCTTCGCCGACCCGCGGCTGGAACGCTGGCTGCAACTTTACGCCGAGGTGGATTCCAGGGGTACGGTGGAGCAGCTCTGGATCGGGGTTAGGGGGAGTTTTCTCGAATAGGATGGAAGGGCAAGGGGCTTAAGCCCCTTGTCTCATAGGCGCCACCTCGGAAACGAGCGCGTAATGCCTCGGCAAATTGTCCGTTGACCCAGGAAAAACATCACCGGCTGGGTGATTGGTGGACCGGCCTCACGGGGGCGGTCGGTTCATTTTTCCGGCACCTCTTCCGACGTCGGGACGCCCGGAAAACGACGCCCCCCCTTGAGGGCCCCCACCCCCGCGCCCAGGACCTCACCCACGGCCCCTCCGCCCCGACCCCGTCGGAAGCTGTCACTCATCGCCGGAAACGCCGCCGTCTGGTCCGGGACATCATCCTGGCTCTCGTGGCCGCCTTCACCCTTTTCTCCCTCTACAACCTCCAGGTCCAGTTCCCGGCAACATCCTTCGCCGTCTACCCCCGTCTGGGCGGTTATTACGCGTACCGGGGCGTGCTCGGGGTGCATAGTCAGTACTCCGACGGCGCCTCGAACTACGGCGAAATCGCCGTCCTGGCGAGGAAGGCGGACCTCGACTTCGTCGTCTTCACCGACGTGCAGTCCATGCTGGCCCGCACGGACGGCAAGGTCGGCAATTACGGCCACCTGTACCTCCTCTGCGGCGCGGAACTCGAACGACCGGAGGGAAAGCTGTGGATTCTGGGCCCCAAGACGCTACCGAAGGGGCTCGGGCGGCCCACGGCAAACATCTGCGCCGAGGTTGACGAGAAGGGACTGTCGGTCGTCGCCATGCCGCTGGATGCCGAGAATCCATGGAGCGACTGGGATCTATCCAATTTCACCGCCCTGGAGGTGGTGAACCTGCGCGGCCTGTGGCGGCGGGCGGACCCCCTGACCTGGCTCGGCGCGGTCAGCGTGAACCTCTTGGACGGCCCTCGCTCCTACGCCCGTCTCGGCGTGGACCCGGCGGCGTTCACGCTCTGGGACGAGCTGTGCCGGACCAGGCCGGTGGTGGGGCTGGCCTCCGCCGAGGCCCTGGGGCGGTCCAAGGTTCTGGGCGACTGGTATATGTACGTGCCGAGCTACGAAAGCGCCTTCGACACGATCCAAACCTACGTCCTCCTGCCGCGACGTCTGCCGACCGATCCCGGCATCGCTTCGGACCTCATCACCGGGGCCCTCGCCCGGGGGCACTGCTTCGGCTGCATCGCCCCCATCGGGGACGGCCGGGGATTCCGGTTCACCGCCCGTTCGGGGATAAAGACGGCCATCATGGGCGATGAGACGAACCTCGGCGACGAGCCCACTGTTCTGGAGGCCTACTGCCCACCGGCGGAGGGGGTCCTGCTGCGGCTCATCCAAGACGGCAAGCCGGTGATGAGTTATTTTGACAATCGGTTCGTGTATCAGGTTTCAGCGCCCGGCGTGTACCGGGTCGAGGCCTGGGTCGAAGCGCCCAACCTCCCCTGGGGCACGGTGCAGCGTCTCTGGCTTTTCTCCAATCCCATCTACGTCCGACCGGCGGCGGTCGCATCCGGGGCGGGACCGTGACCTACGGGGTTTACATCCACGTCCCGCTCTGCCGACGCCGGTGCGCCTACTGCGATTTCACCAGCTACGTCGCGACGCCGGAGGCGGGCGGTCGGGTCGTCGCGGGGCTCCTCCGGGAGTTGGAGCTTGGACCCCCAATCCGCAGGAAACCGAGCGAACCGAGCGAAGCGAGCTACGCCCCCGGCGAACCGAGCTACGCCCCCGGCAAAACGCTCTACGTGGGCGGGGGTACGCCCAACATCCTGGGGGCGGACGATTTGGGCAACCTCATCGCCCGGACGCGAGACCGATTCCGCATCCACTCGGGGGCCGAGGTCTCCACGGAGTCCAACCCCTGCGCCAATTCCGGGATCGGGTACTTCGAGGCGCTGCTGCGGGCCGGGCTGACCAGGCTCTCGGTCGGCTTTCAGAGCTTCGACGAAGACGAGTTGCGAATGCTCGGGCGTTTGCACCGGTCCACGGACACCGGGATTTTCGCCAACGCCCGGCGCGCCGGGGTCCGGTCGGTGTCCATTGACCTGATGTACGGCCTGCCGGGACAGGGACCGAAGGCTTTTCAAAAAAGTCTGGAGGCCGCGCTCTCGCTGGGTGTGGACCACATGTCGCTCTACGCGCTCAAGCTGGAACCGTCCACCCCCCTGGGCCGGGCCGTGGAACGGGGCGAGCTACCCACGCCCGACCCCGACGCGGCGGCCGATATGTACTACGCCGCACTGGACCGCCTGGAGTCCGAGGGTCTTGCGCAGTACGAGCTGTCCAACTTCGCCCGCCCGGGCCACCGCTGCCGTCACAACGAAATTTACTGGGAGGCCGGACCGTTCGTCGGCTTCGGTCCCTCGGCGGTCTCCGATGACGGCGAGGTGAGGCGGCGCAACACGCCGGACCTGGAGGCGTGGCTGGGCGCCGTGGAGAAAGGCAGACCCCCGGACGGGGAGGATGAGCGGCCCACGGAGCGTGAACGTCGGCTGGAGATGGCTATGCTGGCCCTCCGAACCCGTGACGGCCTTTCCGGAAAAAGATTTCGCGGGCGCTGGGGGGTGGAGGTGGAGCAGGCGTTTCCCGCTCTCGCGGGGCACCTCGCGGCGGGGCGGTTGGAGTTATTGCGGGGCTCGAACACGGACGACGTGCGCTGGCGCATCGCACGGGAGCACCAGCTCATCGCCGACCGCATCCTCGTTGATCTGGTCGGGGAGACCTCGGTTGACCGAGGGATGGGTTAAAGATATAATCGAGATAAAGATGTGCCTTAGGCCGCAGTCATGCCCGACCGCAATTTCGACTCGCAAACCCGCCGAGAGCGACCCGCGGGCATCCGGCGCCGTGGGAAAGCCGCAGGGAGAACCATGAAACGAATCGTCATCCACCAGGAAGAGCTGGAAATCATCCGCAAGGGCGCCCTCGGCGAGATAGACCGCCTGACATCCAAGCTCAAGGACACAATCAACAGCTACTTCCTCCGCTTCAAGACCGAGGACGTGCACACCTGGAGCATGTACTCATGTGTTCACCGCGGCGGGCGACGGCAACGAGTTCCACTGCCTCGACCTGGAGTCGGGCGAGCTGCTCTGGAAGACCGTCTTCGACGCCAAAATCACGAGCCCCGCCGCCACCTCCTGGGACGGCTTCGTCTACGTGCCCTGCGACGATCAGCACCTCTACTCCATCGGGATCGAGTCGGGCCTCATCCAGTGGAAGTTCCACCTGGACGACATCGTCCTCAACACCCCCAGCGTGGACGGCACCAACGTCTTCCTCACCAGCCGCGAGGGATACCTGGTCGCCCTGGACGCCTCGCACTGCCAGCTCAAGTGGATCAGCCCCTGGGAGTCGGCGTTCAGCGAGCCCACCACCGGCGAGGTCAACATCTTCATCGGCACCTACGACGGCTGTCTGATGAGCGTCTGGCAGGGCTCCGGCGACATCAAGTGGAAGACGAAATCCCTGGGCCGGGCCACCAGCTCCGCCACCTTCGACTCCGGACGCCTCTTCTACTCCCTGCCCGAATCGGACAAAAGCCGGG
Encoded here:
- a CDS encoding tetratricopeptide repeat protein, with translation MRNTASFLSPLLVLLTGCFLFDTGGGSHPSTTPETAVTATETSETSDLAEHIDAGNALLAAGDLSGATREYEKAQQIAPDDPFVNNNLGLVYMESELFSLAVSYFEKAIEILPYYYKAYNNLGNAYQELSYYDLSREAYEEALKIKPDYALAHWNLALLLEKTGDALDAIRHWQRYISLSEGEGDIAFARNRIAALRDSTSSTEGVDAITEEEAGYSVE
- a CDS encoding PQQ-binding-like beta-propeller repeat protein, encoding MFTAAGDGNEFHCLDLESGELLWKTVFDAKITSPAATSWDGFVYVPCDDQHLYSIGIESGLIQWKFHLDDIVLNTPSVDGTNVFLTSREGYLVALDASHCQLKWISPWESAFSEPTTGEVNIFIGTYDGCLMSVWQGSGDIKWKTKSLGRATSSATFDSGRLFYSLPESDKSRGYLYCLDADTAKILWRHETIASLTCTSAIAKDNIYIVAQNNLESLTAADAQKRWRFGTETPIRFCPTVIDQAVFITSKVGFLHAVDTETGKELWSKELGAAVIGSSAYADGTLVLNCEDGKLYAFE
- the hemW gene encoding radical SAM family heme chaperone HemW — translated: MTYGVYIHVPLCRRRCAYCDFTSYVATPEAGGRVVAGLLRELELGPPIRRKPSEPSEASYAPGEPSYAPGKTLYVGGGTPNILGADDLGNLIARTRDRFRIHSGAEVSTESNPCANSGIGYFEALLRAGLTRLSVGFQSFDEDELRMLGRLHRSTDTGIFANARRAGVRSVSIDLMYGLPGQGPKAFQKSLEAALSLGVDHMSLYALKLEPSTPLGRAVERGELPTPDPDAAADMYYAALDRLESEGLAQYELSNFARPGHRCRHNEIYWEAGPFVGFGPSAVSDDGEVRRRNTPDLEAWLGAVEKGRPPDGEDERPTERERRLEMAMLALRTRDGLSGKRFRGRWGVEVEQAFPALAGHLAAGRLELLRGSNTDDVRWRIAREHQLIADRILVDLVGETSVDRGMG